One Stigmatopora nigra isolate UIUO_SnigA chromosome 1, RoL_Snig_1.1, whole genome shotgun sequence DNA segment encodes these proteins:
- the hoxc13a gene encoding homeobox protein Hox-C13a, translating into MTTSLLVHPRWADTLMYVYEKSPNESGPPNKSQTMEGLSANCPATHCRDLMSHPALGRHSGTIAGHQGSVYSDISSPDSTRQCPAAQSSSGASLGYGYPFGGPYYGCRLSHSHNVNLQQKPCSYHPADKYAEPSTALPTEELSSRAKEFAFYPSFASSYQAVPGYLDVSVVPGISGHPEPRHDALIPMEGYQHWALSNGWDGQVYCSKDQAQSGHLWKSPFPDVVPLPPEVSSYRRGRKKRVPYTKVQLKELEKEYAASKFITKDKRRRISAATNLSERQVTIWFQNRRVKEKKFVSKSKSNHLHTT; encoded by the exons ATGACGACTTCGCTGCTTGTGCATCCACGCTGGGCGGACACCTTGATGTACGTTTACGAAAAAAGCCCGAATGAAAGTGGGCCGCCGAATAAAAGCCAAACAATGGAGGGACTGAGCGCTAATTGCCCCGCGACCCACTGCAGGGACCTGATGTCGCACCCCGCCCTGGGACGGCACTCGGGCACAATCGCCGGCCACCAAGGCTCCGTCTACTCGGATATTTCCTCGCCGGACAGCACTCGCCAGTGCCCCGCCGCGCAGTCGTCTTCGGGCGCCTCGCTCGGCTACGGCTACCCGTTCGGGGGGCCCTACTACGGCTGTCGGCTCTCCCACTCGCACAACGTCAACTTGCAGCAGAAGCCCTGCTCGTACCACCCCGCGGACAAATACGCCGAGCCCAGCACGGCGCTGCCCACGGAGGAGCTGTCGAGCCGAGCCAAAGAGTTCGCCTTCTACCCCAGCTTCGCCAGCTCCTACCAGGCCGTCCCCGGATATCTGGACGTGTCGGTGGTACCCGGCATCAGCGGACACCCCGAGCCGCGACACGACGCTCTCATTCCCATGGAGGGCTACCAGCACTGGGCTCTCTCCAATGGCTGGGATGGGCAGGTGTACTGCTCCAAGGACCAGGCGCAGTCCGGTCATCTGTGGAAGTCACCCTTTCCAG ATGTGGTCCCCCTGCCGCCCGAGGTGAGCAGTTACCGACGTGGCCGTAAAAAGCGCGTCCCCTACACCAAGGTGCAGTTGAAGGAGCTGGAGAAGGAGTACGCGGCCAGCAAGTTCATCACCAAAGACAAGAGAAGACGGATCTCGGCCGCTACCAATCTCTCGGAGCGCCAAGTCACCATCTGGTTCCAGAATCGACGGGTCAAGGAGAAGAAATTCGTCAGTAAATCCAAGAGCAATCACCTGCACACCACTTGA